The following coding sequences lie in one Heliangelus exortis chromosome 6, bHelExo1.hap1, whole genome shotgun sequence genomic window:
- the CCDC148 gene encoding coiled-coil domain-containing protein 148 isoform X1, translating into MSEPDHGTSSTTHRISGAENLVVPMRNGLCSRKYKPVDYKHLLQLAAAEKMASEKIQLKIKKTEQVSKTSKEQVLLKQHQQVWWQEHKLLSETRQKTEAEILTFLDEESHKHNFFLDMRDLEQKLSKERETYQANTVVPIWQLKENLKLKLSEMQCYLSEESCLKSKFNPVEMLQQIKFVKKQQKANLEFLILESHALERELEDHKTEALAHSFEEKKRIFLEVPSALQSLEYPNGEMKTLVISEYQKLASGYWSKFQEIDQQLKNLYRSSEWTEEDQWVFQAVINQYSRGCQRRRTLYLDALQRYLPHKSRQELVVQWKAQQEEAAKLEAAVAARRKEQRDEKERLQKEQERIRRAQEKEKVKNYWAEKQLKWQELEEEDLQRMEELRRLMAEQAVKDRERVRFRQALLEKRLLEQKELSLQAAREEEQREKCLEALRQQVAVVAKSDPARVVAGTVASRARVGIGTTEEFDLQKPLFKLHTYTEQQIISEPRFRVELALREAGLHKTLYAKEILPKIPPLKLPRRDMESTAFKM; encoded by the exons AATGGTCTCTGCAGCCGGAAGTATAAACCTGTTGACTACAAACACCTATTGCAACttgctgcagctgaaaaaatggCATCTGAAAAAATTCAACTAAAG attaaaaaaacagagcaagttTCAAAAACCAGCAAAGAGCAAGTGCTGCTGAAACAGCACCAGCAAGTGTGGTGGCAAGAGCACAAACTACTGAGTGAGACCAG gcaaaaaacagaagcagaaatactgACTTTTCTTGATGAAGAAAGCcataaacacaatttttttttggaTATGAGGGACTTAG AGCAAAAATTATCAAAGGAACGAGAGACCTACCAAGCAAATACTGTAGTTCCTATCTGGCAACTAAAAGAGAATTTGAAATTGAAGCTGTCTGAAATGCAATGTTACCTCTCAGAAGAATCTTGTCTGAAATCTAAGTTCAATCCAGTTGAGATGTTACAGCAG ATTAAATTTGTGAAGAAGCAACAGAAGGCAAATTTGGAATTCCTTATCCTTGAAAGTCATGCTTTGGAAAGAGAGCTTGAAGACCATAAAACAGAA GCATTAGCGCAttcttttgaagagaaaaaaagaattttccttgAAGTTCCTTCAGCACTACAGTCTTTGGAATACCCCAATGGTGAGATGAAGACCTTAGTTATCAGTGAATACCAAAAGCTTGCAAGTGGGTACTGGTCTAAGTTTCAAGAGATTGATCAACAGTTGAAAAATTTGTATAG GAGCTCTGAATGGACTGAAGAAGATCAGTGGGTTTTTCAGGCTGTTATCAATCAGTATTCAAGAGGCTGTCAGAGGAGGAGGACCTTGTACCTGGATGCACTGCAGAGATACCTTCCTCACAAATCCAGGCAGGAGCTG GTTGTACAGTGGAAAGCACAGCAGGAAGAAGCTGCTAAACTAGAAGCTGCAGTGGCTGccagaagaaaagaacagaggGATGAGAAAGAGAGGCTTcagaaagagcaggaaagaaTTCGCAGAgctcaggagaaagagaaa GTGAAAAACTACTGGGCTGAGAAGCAGCTCAAGTGGCAAGAACTGGAAGAGGAAGATCTACAACGTATGGAGGAATTAAGAAGATTAATGGCTGAACAAGCAGTTAAAGACAGGGAAag AGTGAGGTTCAGGCAAGCATTACTGGAGAAACGTTTGCTGGAGCAAAAGGAGCTGTCCCTGCAGGCAGCCcgggaggaggagcagagggagaaatgCCTGGAAGCTCTGCGGCAGCAG GTTGCAGTTGTTGCAAAATCAGACCCAGCCCGAGTAGTGGCTGGCACAGTGGCATCCAGAGCTCGGGTGGGCATTGGCACCACAGAAGAATTTGATCTTCAGAAGCCACTGTTTAAATTGCACACCTACACTGAGCAGCAG ATCATTTCTGAGCCCAGATTTCGTGTTGAACTGGCTCTTCGAGAAGCTGGACTTCATAAAACACTTTATGCAAAAGAGATTTTACCAAAAATTCCTCCACTGAAGCTTCCAAGAAGAGATATGGAAtctacagcttttaaaatgtag
- the CCDC148 gene encoding coiled-coil domain-containing protein 148 isoform X2, which translates to MSEPDHGTSSTTHRISGAENLVVPMRNGLCSRKYKPVDYKHLLQLAAAEKMASEKIQLKIKKTEQVSKTSKEQVLLKQHQQVWWQEHKLLSETRQKTEAEILTFLDEESHKHNFFLDMRDLEQKLSKERETYQANTVVPIWQLKENLKLKLSEMQCYLSEESCLKSKFNPVEMLQQIKFVKKQQKANLEFLILESHALERELEDHKTEALAHSFEEKKRIFLEVPSALQSLEYPNGEMKTLVISEYQKLASGYWSKFQEIDQQLKNLYRSSEWTEEDQWVFQAVINQYSRGCQRRRTLYLDALQRYLPHKSRQELVVYEKAWHHYHFTRNQCRALLLSWTRARKAFLLRAVTSVAEASAARETGAVWANTRQKQQEICADLKAKVVQWKAQQEEAAKLEAAVAARRKEQRDEKERLQKEQERIRRAQEKEKVKNYWAEKQLKWQELEEEDLQRMEELRRLMAEQAVKDRERVRFRQALLEKRLLEQKELSLQAAREEEQREKCLEALRQQVAVVAKSDPARVVAGTVASRARVGIGTTEEFDLQKPLFKLHTYTEQQIISEPRFRVELALREAGLHKTLYAKEILPKIPPLKLPRRDMESTAFKM; encoded by the exons AATGGTCTCTGCAGCCGGAAGTATAAACCTGTTGACTACAAACACCTATTGCAACttgctgcagctgaaaaaatggCATCTGAAAAAATTCAACTAAAG attaaaaaaacagagcaagttTCAAAAACCAGCAAAGAGCAAGTGCTGCTGAAACAGCACCAGCAAGTGTGGTGGCAAGAGCACAAACTACTGAGTGAGACCAG gcaaaaaacagaagcagaaatactgACTTTTCTTGATGAAGAAAGCcataaacacaatttttttttggaTATGAGGGACTTAG AGCAAAAATTATCAAAGGAACGAGAGACCTACCAAGCAAATACTGTAGTTCCTATCTGGCAACTAAAAGAGAATTTGAAATTGAAGCTGTCTGAAATGCAATGTTACCTCTCAGAAGAATCTTGTCTGAAATCTAAGTTCAATCCAGTTGAGATGTTACAGCAG ATTAAATTTGTGAAGAAGCAACAGAAGGCAAATTTGGAATTCCTTATCCTTGAAAGTCATGCTTTGGAAAGAGAGCTTGAAGACCATAAAACAGAA GCATTAGCGCAttcttttgaagagaaaaaaagaattttccttgAAGTTCCTTCAGCACTACAGTCTTTGGAATACCCCAATGGTGAGATGAAGACCTTAGTTATCAGTGAATACCAAAAGCTTGCAAGTGGGTACTGGTCTAAGTTTCAAGAGATTGATCAACAGTTGAAAAATTTGTATAG GAGCTCTGAATGGACTGAAGAAGATCAGTGGGTTTTTCAGGCTGTTATCAATCAGTATTCAAGAGGCTGTCAGAGGAGGAGGACCTTGTACCTGGATGCACTGCAGAGATACCTTCCTCACAAATCCAGGCAGGAGCTG GTTGTGTATGAGAAAGCTTGGCATCATTACCATTTCACCAGGAACCAGTGCAGAGCCTTGCTGCTAAGCTGGACTCGAGCTAGGAAAGCCTTTTTACTGAGGGCTGTGACCAGTGTTGCTGAAGCCTCAGCTGCTCGTGAGACAGGAGCAGTGTGGGCAAACACCAGACAAAAGCAACAGGAGATCTGTGCTGACCTGAAAGCAAAG GTTGTACAGTGGAAAGCACAGCAGGAAGAAGCTGCTAAACTAGAAGCTGCAGTGGCTGccagaagaaaagaacagaggGATGAGAAAGAGAGGCTTcagaaagagcaggaaagaaTTCGCAGAgctcaggagaaagagaaa GTGAAAAACTACTGGGCTGAGAAGCAGCTCAAGTGGCAAGAACTGGAAGAGGAAGATCTACAACGTATGGAGGAATTAAGAAGATTAATGGCTGAACAAGCAGTTAAAGACAGGGAAag AGTGAGGTTCAGGCAAGCATTACTGGAGAAACGTTTGCTGGAGCAAAAGGAGCTGTCCCTGCAGGCAGCCcgggaggaggagcagagggagaaatgCCTGGAAGCTCTGCGGCAGCAG GTTGCAGTTGTTGCAAAATCAGACCCAGCCCGAGTAGTGGCTGGCACAGTGGCATCCAGAGCTCGGGTGGGCATTGGCACCACAGAAGAATTTGATCTTCAGAAGCCACTGTTTAAATTGCACACCTACACTGAGCAGCAG ATCATTTCTGAGCCCAGATTTCGTGTTGAACTGGCTCTTCGAGAAGCTGGACTTCATAAAACACTTTATGCAAAAGAGATTTTACCAAAAATTCCTCCACTGAAGCTTCCAAGAAGAGATATGGAAtctacagcttttaaaatgtag